In Ensifer canadensis, a genomic segment contains:
- the nthA gene encoding nitrile hydratase subunit alpha, producing MSEHHHGHDHHDHDHHHDNHFTDMEARVKALETVLTEKGLIDPAAIDAIVETYETKIGPRNGARVVAKAWTDAEFADWLKGDATAAIASLGYTGRQGEHMRAVFNTADTHNLVVCTLCSCYPWSVLGLPPVWYKAPPYRSRAVIDPRGVLAEFGLMLPEDRRIRVWDSTAELRYLVVPERPVGTEGLREEELADLVTRDSMIGTGLALVTEALR from the coding sequence ATGTCCGAACACCATCATGGTCACGATCACCATGATCACGACCATCACCACGACAACCATTTCACCGATATGGAGGCGCGGGTAAAGGCGTTGGAAACGGTGTTGACGGAGAAGGGCCTGATCGATCCGGCGGCGATCGATGCCATCGTCGAGACCTACGAGACCAAGATCGGCCCGCGAAACGGCGCCCGCGTCGTTGCCAAGGCCTGGACCGACGCCGAATTTGCCGACTGGCTGAAGGGCGACGCAACGGCGGCGATCGCCAGCCTCGGCTATACCGGCCGGCAGGGCGAGCACATGCGCGCCGTGTTCAATACGGCCGACACCCACAACCTCGTCGTCTGCACGCTCTGCTCCTGTTATCCCTGGTCGGTGCTCGGCCTGCCGCCGGTCTGGTACAAGGCGCCGCCCTATCGCTCGCGCGCGGTCATCGATCCGCGCGGGGTGCTGGCGGAATTCGGGCTGATGCTCCCCGAGGACAGGCGCATTCGCGTCTGGGATTCGACGGCGGAGCTGCGTTATCTCGTCGTGCCGGAGCGGCCGGTGGGGACAGAGGGGCTCCGCGAGGAAGAGCTTGCCGATTTGGTGACCCGCGATTCCATGATCGGTACCGGGCTTGCGCTTGTCACCGAGGCGCTGCGATGA
- a CDS encoding DUF2269 family protein: MFPDDLLRLAHVIGATVLFGTGAGIAFFMLMASRTRDARLIAHVAGTVVVADTVFTATAVVFQPITGYLLATSIGWSLAEGWIALSLILYVVTGLFWLPVVWIQIRLRNLAQLAAAENTPLPPAFDRLYAIWFACGFPAFFAVVGIFWLMLAKPQFQLF; this comes from the coding sequence ATGTTTCCGGACGACCTCCTGCGCCTCGCCCATGTCATCGGCGCCACCGTGCTCTTCGGTACCGGCGCCGGCATCGCCTTCTTCATGCTGATGGCGAGCCGCACGCGCGATGCGCGGCTGATCGCCCATGTCGCCGGCACAGTCGTGGTCGCAGATACGGTCTTCACCGCCACAGCCGTGGTGTTTCAGCCGATCACCGGATATCTGCTGGCGACAAGCATCGGCTGGTCGCTTGCGGAAGGGTGGATCGCGCTGTCGCTGATCCTCTATGTCGTCACCGGCCTGTTCTGGCTTCCCGTGGTCTGGATCCAGATCCGGCTGCGCAATCTGGCGCAGCTTGCTGCGGCGGAGAACACGCCGCTGCCGCCGGCCTTCGATCGGCTCTATGCCATCTGGTTTGCCTGCGGCTTCCCGGCCTTCTTTGCCGTTGTCGGCATTTTCTGGCTGATGCTGGCAAAGCCGCAGTTCCAGCTATTTTAG
- a CDS encoding LysE family translocator yields MQADTLLALFLFALTTSITPGPNNMMLFASGVNFGFVRTIPHMLGIGAGFFSLLIAVGLGLGALLHAVPLLYTTLKFAGGAYLVWIAWKIGTSRSLGEGKAGAVPMTFLQAAAFQWVNPKAWVMAVSAMATYTGGESYIASVLAVGLVFALVNVPSVSTWAGFGSALRQWLSEPARLKWFNITMAVLLVVSLWPMLK; encoded by the coding sequence ATGCAGGCCGATACGCTCCTGGCGTTGTTTCTGTTCGCGCTCACGACGTCGATTACGCCGGGCCCGAACAATATGATGCTCTTTGCCTCGGGCGTGAACTTCGGCTTCGTGCGCACCATCCCGCATATGCTGGGGATCGGTGCCGGTTTCTTCTCGCTGCTGATCGCCGTCGGTCTCGGCCTGGGCGCGCTTCTCCACGCCGTACCGTTGCTCTACACCACCCTGAAGTTTGCCGGCGGTGCCTATCTCGTCTGGATCGCCTGGAAGATCGGCACCTCGCGCTCGCTCGGCGAAGGCAAGGCCGGCGCCGTGCCGATGACCTTCCTGCAGGCGGCGGCCTTCCAATGGGTCAATCCCAAGGCCTGGGTCATGGCAGTCTCGGCAATGGCGACCTATACCGGCGGCGAAAGCTACATCGCCAGCGTGCTTGCCGTCGGCCTGGTCTTTGCCCTCGTCAACGTACCGAGCGTCTCCACCTGGGCCGGTTTCGGCTCGGCCCTGCGCCAATGGCTGTCGGAGCCCGCACGGCTCAAATGGTTCAACATCACCATGGCGGTGCTGCTCGTCGTCAGCCTGTGGCCGATGCTAAAATAG
- a CDS encoding SDR family oxidoreductase — protein MKILILGATGFIGSALLDRLTSDGHGVTGLGRNVARARLKRPGASWIAADLAEMRKAGDWLPLVETHDVVVNCAGALQDGLADHVAATQEAAMLALYTAAKNKPPMRIVQISAPRGDAGTDLAFLATKFRADTALAESGVSHVILRPALVLGRNAHGGSALLRALAALPFAIPLVHAQSRVETVALSDVTEAVSAAVAGLLPERSDLVLGHPERPPLAELVALHRQWLGLSPARIVSLPAPLAAPVGLLADIAGRLGWRSPLRSTALSVMAGGVSAEDDAHAPVPFLSARQSLSAVPSGVQDLWFARLYLLKPLLIVGLSAFWLLSGLVPLFAIDAARQHFLRFLAEGPATALTLLTCLADIVLGAAVLVRPWAKQALLGMLALTAAYLASATLAEPELWTDPLGPLVKVLPSILLTLATLAIRDER, from the coding sequence ATGAAAATTCTGATTCTCGGCGCCACCGGCTTCATCGGCTCGGCCCTCCTCGATCGACTGACAAGCGACGGACATGGGGTGACCGGCCTTGGTCGCAATGTCGCCCGCGCCCGGCTGAAACGGCCGGGAGCGTCATGGATTGCCGCCGACCTTGCTGAGATGCGCAAGGCCGGCGACTGGCTGCCGCTGGTCGAGACGCATGACGTGGTCGTCAACTGCGCCGGCGCGCTGCAGGATGGCCTGGCCGATCATGTCGCTGCAACCCAGGAAGCGGCGATGCTGGCGCTCTATACCGCTGCCAAAAACAAACCGCCGATGCGCATCGTGCAGATCTCGGCGCCGCGCGGCGATGCCGGCACTGACCTCGCCTTTCTCGCCACCAAGTTCCGCGCCGACACGGCGCTTGCGGAAAGCGGCGTGTCGCATGTCATTCTGCGGCCGGCGCTGGTGCTCGGCCGCAATGCCCATGGCGGCTCGGCCCTGCTCAGGGCGCTTGCCGCCCTGCCCTTCGCGATCCCGCTCGTCCACGCGCAAAGCCGCGTCGAAACAGTTGCCCTTAGCGATGTCACCGAGGCGGTCAGCGCCGCCGTCGCAGGTCTCCTGCCCGAACGAAGCGACCTCGTGCTCGGCCACCCAGAGCGGCCACCCCTTGCCGAGCTCGTCGCGCTGCACCGCCAATGGCTTGGCCTATCGCCAGCTAGGATCGTTTCGCTGCCGGCCCCGCTCGCCGCACCCGTCGGGCTCCTTGCCGATATCGCCGGACGGCTCGGCTGGCGCTCGCCACTGCGCTCGACTGCGCTTTCGGTGATGGCCGGCGGCGTCTCAGCCGAGGATGACGCTCACGCCCCGGTGCCGTTTCTGTCGGCCCGCCAAAGCCTTTCGGCTGTGCCATCCGGCGTGCAGGATCTCTGGTTTGCCCGGCTTTATCTTTTGAAACCACTGTTGATCGTCGGGCTGTCGGCCTTCTGGTTGCTTTCGGGGCTGGTCCCGCTCTTTGCCATCGATGCGGCGAGACAGCATTTCCTGCGGTTCCTGGCCGAAGGCCCGGCAACGGCGTTGACGCTGTTGACCTGCCTTGCCGATATCGTGCTCGGAGCCGCGGTGCTCGTCCGCCCGTGGGCGAAACAGGCGCTCTTGGGAATGCTGGCGCTGACCGCCGCCTATCTCGCCTCCGCAACCCTGGCGGAGCCCGAACTCTGGACCGATCCGCTCGGGCCGCTCGTCAAGGTTCTGCCGTCGATCCTGTTGACGCTTGCCACCCTCGCCATTCGGGATGAACGCTGA
- a CDS encoding VOC family protein, giving the protein MPINRIIIYAQDVEATVRFYEKHFGFQACDEAGDRIIELICGEGGANLMIHPAAKGQRRGQSLVKLVFDVRDVEAFCERCAAEGLVFGAIHQADGYVFANAKDPCDDPISVSSRAFRNG; this is encoded by the coding sequence GTGCCGATCAACAGGATCATCATTTACGCCCAAGACGTCGAGGCGACCGTCCGCTTCTACGAGAAGCACTTCGGCTTTCAAGCATGCGACGAGGCGGGCGACCGGATCATCGAGCTGATCTGCGGGGAAGGCGGGGCCAACCTGATGATCCACCCGGCGGCCAAGGGACAGCGGCGCGGCCAGTCGCTGGTCAAGCTGGTATTCGACGTGAGAGACGTCGAAGCCTTCTGCGAGCGCTGCGCTGCCGAAGGGCTGGTGTTTGGGGCCATCCATCAGGCCGATGGCTATGTCTTCGCCAACGCGAAGGACCCGTGCGACGATCCGATCTCGGTCTCAAGCCGCGCTTTTCGCAACGGGTGA
- a CDS encoding AbrB family transcriptional regulator, whose translation MKPDQPATPSSSDPVGIGRLAPTLQWLLLTLVSVIFATVLELVGIPAGLLMGPMLAAVLFGMNGGTIRLPKQVYFCVQFILAMMIAGAMTPGMLGTFSGNWPLFLGVILSVIAVSTLCGWVITRMRILPGTTAIWGSSAGAASTMLLMADAYGADARLVAFMQYLRVIFVASTATMVAHLWVTGAEAETAIVWFEPVSILPFLATLAVGLGAAFAGRMLRVPAGAFLLPFLVGAVLNVSGVMTTELPQWLLALCYALLGWNIGLGFTRSILAHARRALVPTVISIVVLISFSGLLALLLIKVADIDPLTAYLATSPGGLDSIAVIAASSNVDLSFVMALQSARLMIITMIGPALARFVANRA comes from the coding sequence TTGAAGCCCGACCAGCCCGCCACGCCCTCGTCTTCGGACCCTGTCGGCATCGGCCGCCTTGCGCCGACGCTGCAATGGCTGCTTCTCACGCTCGTCTCCGTGATCTTTGCGACAGTCCTCGAATTGGTCGGCATTCCCGCCGGGCTGTTGATGGGGCCGATGCTCGCGGCCGTGCTCTTCGGCATGAACGGCGGCACCATCCGCCTGCCCAAGCAGGTGTACTTCTGCGTGCAATTCATTCTTGCAATGATGATCGCCGGCGCGATGACGCCCGGCATGCTCGGCACCTTTTCCGGCAACTGGCCGCTGTTCCTCGGCGTCATTCTCTCCGTCATCGCCGTCAGCACGCTCTGCGGCTGGGTGATCACCCGCATGCGCATCCTGCCGGGCACGACGGCGATCTGGGGCTCGTCGGCGGGTGCCGCCTCCACCATGCTCTTGATGGCGGATGCCTATGGCGCCGATGCGCGCCTCGTCGCCTTCATGCAGTATCTGCGCGTCATCTTCGTCGCCAGCACCGCGACGATGGTCGCCCATCTCTGGGTGACCGGCGCGGAGGCCGAAACCGCAATCGTCTGGTTCGAGCCTGTCTCGATCCTGCCGTTCCTGGCAACGCTTGCCGTCGGGCTCGGCGCGGCCTTTGCCGGCCGGATGCTGCGCGTGCCGGCCGGCGCCTTCCTGCTGCCGTTCCTCGTCGGCGCCGTGCTCAATGTCAGCGGCGTCATGACCACCGAGCTGCCGCAATGGCTGCTGGCGCTCTGTTACGCCCTGCTCGGCTGGAACATCGGCCTTGGCTTCACCCGCTCGATCCTTGCCCACGCGCGCCGCGCACTGGTGCCGACGGTGATCTCAATCGTCGTCTTGATCTCGTTTTCCGGCCTGCTTGCCCTGCTGCTCATCAAGGTCGCCGACATCGACCCGCTGACGGCCTATCTCGCCACCAGCCCGGGCGGGCTCGATTCGATCGCGGTCATCGCCGCTTCGAGCAATGTCGACCTCTCCTTCGTCATGGCGCTGCAGTCCGCCCGTCTCATGATCATCACCATGATCGGCCCCGCGCTCGCCCGCTTCGTCGCCAACCGCGCCTGA
- the nthB gene encoding nitrile hydratase subunit beta, which yields MNGPHDLGGQHGMGPVAPETNEPYFHAEWEKRALGVTLSCGAFGAWTIDESRHARENLPPATYLSASYYEIWTRALETLLKRHGFVTQAELDGGQMLEKGAEPKRVLKADMVPAVLAKGGSCDRLVETRPRFVVGEQVRTKNFNPTTHTRLPRYARAKLGTIEAVQGSFVFPDDNAHGRGESAQWLYTVVFDGAEIWGEGADPTLTVSIDAWESYLEHL from the coding sequence ATGAACGGGCCGCACGATCTCGGCGGGCAGCATGGAATGGGTCCGGTCGCGCCCGAGACCAACGAACCCTATTTTCACGCCGAATGGGAAAAACGGGCGCTCGGCGTGACGCTTTCCTGCGGCGCCTTCGGCGCCTGGACCATCGACGAGAGCCGGCATGCGCGTGAAAACCTGCCGCCTGCCACCTATCTCTCGGCGAGCTATTACGAGATCTGGACGCGGGCGCTGGAGACGCTGCTGAAGCGCCACGGTTTCGTGACCCAGGCCGAACTCGACGGCGGCCAAATGCTCGAGAAAGGAGCCGAGCCCAAGCGCGTGCTGAAGGCCGACATGGTGCCGGCGGTGCTTGCCAAGGGCGGCTCTTGCGACCGGCTGGTCGAAACGCGCCCGCGCTTCGTCGTCGGCGAACAGGTGCGCACCAAAAATTTCAACCCGACGACCCATACGCGGCTGCCGCGCTATGCCCGCGCCAAGCTCGGCACGATCGAGGCGGTGCAGGGTTCCTTCGTCTTTCCCGATGATAACGCCCATGGCCGCGGCGAGAGCGCGCAGTGGCTCTATACAGTGGTGTTTGACGGGGCTGAGATCTGGGGCGAGGGCGCCGACCCGACATTGACGGTGTCGATCGATGCCTGGGAGAGCTACCTTGAGCACCTGTAA
- a CDS encoding anti-sigma factor family protein — protein MTDELNTVSEDDLNAYVDGFLSEADRARVEQWLERNPARAEEVRQWQGQATELRAMFSTYARSDERDRALLAGTSSRGAAVASRDRWTLRLGGRIAAGLLLFGAGALSGLYAPHVLAPERSEQVALVTESLPRQAQSAFLIYASEVRHAVEVGPDQQTHLATWLGKRLDHPLNIPDLSKLGFSLVGGRLLPVNGKAGALFMYEDPSGQRLTVLLGRNPDNRETSFRIDSSGGVETFYWIDGPIGYAVTGEVPRTLLQQVADECYRQFEKPAAAKS, from the coding sequence ATGACGGACGAATTGAACACCGTCTCCGAAGACGACCTCAACGCCTATGTCGACGGCTTCCTGAGCGAGGCGGACCGGGCGCGGGTCGAGCAATGGCTCGAGCGCAACCCCGCGCGCGCCGAGGAGGTCCGCCAGTGGCAGGGCCAGGCAACCGAACTCCGCGCCATGTTTTCGACCTATGCCCGCAGTGACGAGCGCGACCGGGCGTTGCTCGCAGGTACGAGCAGCCGGGGCGCGGCCGTCGCTTCGCGCGATCGCTGGACTTTGCGCCTTGGCGGCCGCATCGCCGCCGGTCTCCTGCTCTTTGGCGCCGGCGCCCTCAGCGGACTTTATGCCCCGCATGTCCTCGCCCCCGAACGTTCAGAACAGGTTGCCCTGGTGACTGAGAGCTTGCCGCGGCAGGCGCAGTCAGCGTTTCTCATCTATGCAAGCGAGGTGCGCCACGCCGTCGAGGTCGGGCCGGACCAGCAGACCCACCTTGCCACCTGGCTCGGCAAGCGGCTCGATCATCCGCTCAACATTCCCGATCTGTCGAAACTCGGCTTTTCGCTCGTCGGCGGCAGGCTGCTACCGGTCAACGGCAAGGCGGGCGCGCTGTTCATGTATGAAGACCCGAGCGGCCAGCGGTTGACCGTGCTTCTCGGCCGCAACCCGGACAACCGCGAAACCAGCTTCCGCATCGACAGCAGCGGCGGCGTCGAAACCTTCTACTGGATCGACGGACCGATCGGCTATGCCGTCACCGGCGAAGTGCCGCGTACGCTTCTGCAACAGGTCGCCGACGAATGCTACCGCCAGTTCGAGAAGCCGGCAGCCGCCAAGAGTTGA
- a CDS encoding aldo/keto reductase yields the protein MHDPIPTTTLIDGRSVPVLGQGTWRMGDERSRAAEEVKSLQAGLDLGMTLIDTAEMYGNGASERVVGEAVKGRRDEAFIVSKVLPSNASRIGTEAACERSLKHLGIDHIDLYLLHWRGGYPLAETVAAFEALKKAGKIGAWGVSNFDVDDMEELLAVPGGKNVAANQVLYNLSRRGIEYDLLPWCQKRGVAVMAYSPLDEGRLLRNADLVHIAKAHQATPAQIALAFLKTRPGVISIPKTGSAERARENRDAMDIHLTPENLATLDNAFPPPKRKRSLEMI from the coding sequence ATGCACGATCCGATCCCGACCACCACGCTCATCGATGGACGCTCCGTTCCGGTTCTCGGCCAGGGCACCTGGCGCATGGGCGACGAGCGCTCGCGCGCCGCAGAGGAAGTGAAGAGCCTGCAGGCCGGCCTCGACCTCGGCATGACGCTGATCGACACCGCCGAAATGTACGGCAACGGCGCCTCGGAGCGCGTCGTCGGCGAGGCGGTCAAAGGCCGGCGCGACGAAGCCTTCATCGTCAGCAAGGTGCTGCCCTCCAATGCCAGCCGGATCGGCACCGAGGCCGCCTGCGAGCGCAGCCTGAAGCATCTCGGCATCGACCATATCGATCTCTACCTGCTGCACTGGCGCGGCGGCTATCCGCTCGCCGAGACGGTGGCGGCGTTCGAAGCCCTGAAGAAGGCCGGCAAGATCGGCGCCTGGGGCGTTTCCAACTTCGATGTCGACGACATGGAGGAGTTGTTGGCGGTTCCCGGCGGCAAGAACGTCGCCGCCAACCAGGTTCTCTACAATCTCTCAAGGCGCGGCATCGAATATGATCTCCTGCCCTGGTGCCAGAAGCGCGGTGTCGCCGTCATGGCCTATTCGCCGCTCGACGAGGGCCGGCTCTTGCGCAACGCGGATCTCGTCCACATCGCCAAGGCGCACCAGGCAACGCCGGCGCAGATCGCACTCGCCTTCCTGAAAACCCGCCCCGGCGTGATCTCGATCCCCAAGACTGGCTCGGCGGAACGCGCCCGCGAAAACCGCGACGCGATGGACATCCACCTGACCCCGGAAAACCTCGCGACCCTCGACAACGCCTTCCCGCCACCGAAGCGCAAAAGGTCGTTGGAGATGATTTGA
- a CDS encoding ATP-dependent DNA helicase, whose protein sequence is MQFAPQQDEALKAVSQWLKEGRSQLFRLFGYAGTGKTTLARHFAEHVDGDVLFAAFTGKAAQVLRSKGASNAKTIHSLIYRPRGEEEVSDEETGKTSIAPMFSINRQSPVAKAALIIVDECSMVDEALGKDLMSFGTPILVLGDPGQLPPVTGGGYFTNQDPDYLLTDIHRQARDNPIIRLAMQVREGNEIMHGDYGTTQVIGRGQVNQELVLEADQVLVGTNKTRRRYNQRLRELKGFTSEYPQSGDKLVCLRNDPAKGLLNGSLWQVMSSSKETVKPGINLMIRPEDDDMDRGAAKIKLLKAAFEEVEGEIPWSTRKRYDEFDFGYALTVHKAQGSQWNNVVLFDESWAFRDTRERWLYTAITRAAERLTIVR, encoded by the coding sequence ATGCAATTTGCTCCGCAACAGGACGAGGCCCTCAAGGCCGTTTCACAATGGCTGAAAGAGGGCCGCTCGCAGCTCTTTCGGCTGTTCGGTTATGCCGGCACCGGCAAGACGACGCTTGCGCGCCATTTCGCCGAGCATGTGGATGGCGACGTGCTGTTTGCCGCCTTTACCGGCAAGGCCGCCCAGGTGCTGCGCTCCAAGGGTGCCAGCAACGCCAAGACCATTCACTCGTTGATCTACCGGCCGCGCGGCGAGGAGGAGGTTTCCGACGAGGAGACCGGCAAGACCTCGATCGCGCCGATGTTTTCCATCAACCGGCAAAGCCCGGTCGCAAAGGCGGCGCTGATCATCGTCGACGAATGTTCGATGGTCGACGAGGCGCTCGGCAAGGACCTGATGAGCTTCGGCACGCCGATCCTGGTTCTCGGCGACCCCGGCCAGTTGCCGCCGGTCACCGGCGGCGGCTATTTCACCAATCAGGATCCGGACTATCTGCTGACCGACATTCACCGCCAGGCCCGCGACAACCCGATCATCCGGCTGGCGATGCAGGTGCGCGAAGGCAACGAGATCATGCATGGCGACTACGGCACCACCCAGGTGATCGGCCGCGGGCAGGTCAACCAGGAGCTGGTGCTGGAGGCCGACCAGGTGCTGGTCGGCACCAACAAGACCCGGCGGCGCTACAACCAGCGGCTTCGCGAGCTCAAGGGCTTTACCAGCGAATATCCGCAATCCGGCGACAAGCTGGTCTGCCTGCGCAACGACCCGGCCAAGGGCCTGCTCAACGGCTCGCTCTGGCAGGTCATGAGCTCGTCGAAGGAAACGGTGAAGCCCGGCATCAACCTGATGATCCGCCCTGAGGACGACGACATGGATCGCGGTGCCGCCAAGATCAAGCTGCTGAAGGCAGCCTTCGAAGAGGTCGAGGGCGAAATTCCTTGGTCGACCCGCAAGCGCTACGACGAATTCGACTTCGGCTACGCGCTGACGGTGCACAAGGCGCAGGGCTCGCAGTGGAACAATGTCGTGCTGTTCGACGAGAGCTGGGCGTTTCGCGATACCCGCGAGCGCTGGCTTTATACCGCGATCACCCGTGCGGCCGAGCGCCTGACGATCGTTCGCTGA
- a CDS encoding COG4315 family predicted lipoprotein, producing the protein MRTLPLAIAISLVAGAAFAAPPVKTVETAKGNVLAAANGMTLYTYKDDHGGVSSCYDACAKNWPPFTVEGDAKAEGAYTVVERKDGAKQWAKDGMPLYFFIKDKKMGDITGDGLKGEWDVVKP; encoded by the coding sequence ATGAGAACGTTACCGCTCGCTATTGCCATTTCCCTTGTCGCCGGCGCCGCCTTTGCGGCACCTCCGGTCAAGACGGTCGAAACGGCAAAGGGCAATGTGCTCGCCGCCGCCAACGGCATGACGCTTTACACCTACAAGGACGACCATGGCGGCGTTTCCAGTTGCTATGACGCCTGCGCGAAGAACTGGCCGCCCTTCACGGTCGAAGGCGATGCCAAGGCGGAAGGAGCCTACACGGTCGTCGAACGCAAGGATGGAGCCAAGCAGTGGGCCAAGGACGGTATGCCGCTGTATTTCTTTATCAAGGACAAGAAGATGGGTGACATTACCGGGGATGGCTTGAAGGGCGAATGGGATGTCGTCAAGCCGTGA
- a CDS encoding spermidine synthase has product MLPWILLDRATIPGDGDELRLKSRGSEFSIMLGSTELMNSRLSGSEEALATLSCERIACRKNARMLIGGLGMGFTLRAALGALPDDARVVVAELVPAVVEWARGPMADLHQGTLDDPRVDIHVGDVGALIRSKTAAYDAILLDVDNGPDGLTRASNDSLYNHTGLRAAKAALRPNGVLAVWSSAPDSAFTRRLREVGFATDEVNVRANGKRGGARHVLWMATKR; this is encoded by the coding sequence ATGCTTCCCTGGATCCTGCTAGACCGCGCAACCATTCCCGGTGATGGCGACGAGTTGCGCCTGAAGAGCCGCGGCAGCGAATTTTCCATCATGCTCGGCTCGACGGAATTGATGAACAGCCGGCTGAGCGGATCGGAAGAGGCGCTGGCGACGCTGAGCTGTGAGCGGATTGCCTGCCGGAAGAATGCCCGCATGCTGATCGGCGGCCTCGGCATGGGGTTTACCTTGCGGGCCGCATTGGGCGCGCTGCCTGATGATGCCAGGGTGGTGGTCGCAGAGCTCGTGCCAGCTGTCGTCGAGTGGGCGCGCGGACCGATGGCGGATCTCCACCAAGGCACGCTCGACGATCCACGCGTCGACATCCATGTCGGCGATGTCGGCGCGCTGATCCGATCGAAGACCGCCGCTTACGATGCCATCCTGCTCGATGTCGACAATGGTCCGGATGGCTTGACGCGCGCCTCCAACGACAGCCTCTACAACCACACCGGCCTTCGCGCGGCCAAGGCTGCCCTGCGCCCAAACGGCGTGCTTGCCGTCTGGTCATCGGCGCCGGACAGCGCCTTTACGCGCCGCTTGCGCGAAGTCGGCTTTGCCACCGACGAGGTGAATGTGCGCGCCAACGGCAAGCGTGGTGGTGCCCGCCATGTCCTGTGGATGGCGACCAAGCGCTAG
- a CDS encoding nitrile hydratase accessory protein, which produces MPGRATLSTCKTTSPLAASAELPKSPEGDPVFAELWQASAFAMTVRLHEKGVFSWNEWAEALSAELYKPGRKADASDYFDCWVAALSRLVTELSITSSGQLETLTKSWQRAAEATPHGHPILIENDPLR; this is translated from the coding sequence ATGCCTGGGAGAGCTACCTTGAGCACCTGTAAGACGACATCGCCGCTTGCCGCCTCCGCCGAGCTGCCGAAATCGCCCGAGGGCGATCCCGTCTTCGCCGAGCTGTGGCAGGCGTCTGCCTTTGCCATGACGGTGAGACTGCACGAAAAGGGCGTCTTTTCCTGGAACGAATGGGCCGAGGCGCTTTCCGCCGAACTCTACAAGCCCGGCCGCAAGGCGGATGCCAGCGACTATTTCGATTGCTGGGTGGCGGCGCTGTCGCGGCTCGTCACCGAGCTTTCGATCACCTCCAGCGGGCAGCTGGAAACCTTGACGAAGAGCTGGCAGCGCGCGGCCGAGGCGACGCCGCATGGGCATCCGATCCTGATCGAGAACGACCCGCTGCGGTAG
- a CDS encoding RNA polymerase sigma factor, translated as MSSSRDGVNMDAGAKSPASDRFEEDVLALMPALRRYSRSLVRSDPDGEDLLQDCVEKVLARRAQWRGVNLRAWAFTIMTNLSRNRHRHTALHPQVELDDNLGLQAETQESDPLERSRLERALNGLSAENRSVLMLVVIEGYRYQDVADMLAIPIGTVMSRLSRARHQLAEAMKDDNVISMRRPK; from the coding sequence ATGTCGTCAAGCCGTGATGGCGTGAATATGGATGCGGGGGCGAAAAGCCCCGCATCCGACCGGTTCGAGGAGGATGTGCTGGCGCTGATGCCGGCGCTCCGGCGCTATTCGCGCAGCCTTGTGCGCTCGGATCCTGATGGTGAAGATCTGCTGCAGGATTGTGTCGAGAAGGTTCTGGCGCGCCGCGCCCAGTGGCGCGGAGTCAACCTGCGTGCCTGGGCCTTCACCATCATGACCAATCTCAGCCGCAACCGGCACCGGCACACCGCGCTGCACCCGCAGGTCGAGCTCGACGACAACCTCGGCCTCCAGGCGGAAACCCAAGAGAGCGATCCGCTCGAACGCTCGCGGCTGGAACGGGCGCTGAACGGCCTTTCGGCGGAAAACCGCTCGGTGCTGATGCTCGTGGTGATTGAGGGATACCGATACCAGGATGTGGCCGACATGTTGGCCATTCCGATCGGCACGGTGATGTCCCGCCTGTCGCGGGCGCGTCACCAGCTTGCCGAAGCGATGAAGGACGACAACGTGATCAGCATGCGGAGACCGAAATGA